One Bufo gargarizans isolate SCDJY-AF-19 chromosome 3, ASM1485885v1, whole genome shotgun sequence DNA segment encodes these proteins:
- the LOC122931577 gene encoding pancreatic secretory granule membrane major glycoprotein GP2-like, with protein sequence MVLNIIISVDAACSDTCASDEYCNNSNCTCNSALYNNTGSNPSPTIDCSNGEMSTYISKCWLERNGYNSTSITLDNVTCLATREIVNDTAVMSFHRPLISKDCGNNVYMNSTHVTFSNRLHIYAKTQPILSRQDVIMNFSCIFPLFINVHLNFTVKPILGSTQITVPGTLGSFTLDMFIYKDADFTTLLTENESVYVESTLYISLIIPSLEVQNFKIKVLDLYASVSESGPTYYLLQDGCPTSGITADLMSVLNNGNATEARFAMKVFQIAGSSTVSLTAKVKICTVDCEIDCTIGARSASNLDNTASEKAQALLRLVQHDSMGQAQTNHKRGYNQKACERTQQVHHEREAGALPECHPFREMFTKSHKRTESTEMPLGMEYAPATSKRMVKLLKGLEGYAAAYLEVIAVFGPTWDLGGSPRASGADYRADLPGRLDPYARKVPPGQKRGDPGRRRSFGTGAQESGCQRILAHPLGQVAGFTMSWTLSSILFSVFIVKLM encoded by the exons ATGGTGCTGAATATAATCATCTCAG TTGATGCAGCATGCAGTGACACCTGTGCTTCTGATGAGTATTGCAATAATTCTAACTGTACCTGTAACTCAGCACTGTACAATAATACAG GCAGCAATCCATCACCGACAATTGACTGCAGTAATGGAGAAATGAGTACTTACATCTCTAAATGTTGGCTGGAAAGAAATGGATACAATAGCACAAGTATAACGCTGGATAATGTCACCTGTTTAGCTACAAGAGAGATcgtcaatgacactgctgtcatgAGTTTCCACCGACCACTGATCAGTAAGGACTGTGGTAACAATGTATAT ATGAATTCAACCCATGTCACATTTTCCAATAGGCTGCATATTTATGCAAAGACCCAACCTATTTTGTCTCGACAAGATGTGATCATGAACTTTTCGTGCATTTTCCCACTTTTTATAAATGTTCATCTGAATTTCACAGTGAAGCCAATACTTGG ATCAACTCAGATAACTGTTCCCGGTACACTCGGTTCATTCACACTGGACATGTTTATTTATAAAGATGCGGATTTTACCACACTGCTAACTGAAAATGAGTCAGTGTATGTGGAAAGTACTCTCTATATTTCCCTGATCATACCAAGTCTGGAAGTTCAAAATTTTAAAATTAAAGTGCTCGATTTATATGCTTCGGTCTCAGAATCTGGACCAACATACTATTTGCTACAGGATGG GTGCCCAACCAGCGGAATAACTGCTGATCTGATGAGTGTGCTTAACAATGGAAATGCCACCGAAGCACGGTTTGCTATGAAAGTTTTCCAGATTGCTGGTTCCTCCACTGTCAGTCTCACTGCTAAAGTAAAAATCTGCACAGTTGATTGTGAAATA GATTGTACCATAGGAGCTAGATCAGCATCCAATCTGGACAACACTGCTTCA GAAAAGGCGCAGGCCTTGTTGCGGTTGGTGCAGCACGACAGTATGGGGCAGGCTCAGACCAACCACAAGCGGGGGTACAACCAGAAGGCCTGTGAGAGGACCCAGCAG GTGCATCATGAGCgggaggcaggtgccctcccGGAATGCCACCCCTTCCGGGAAATGTTCACCAAAAGTCACAAAAGGACGGAGTCCACCGAGATGCCGTTGGGCATGGAAtatgcccctgccacttctaagcggatggtcaagctgcttaagggactcGAAGGGTACGCGGCCGCGTACCTGGAGGTCATTGCTGTCTTCGGTCCTACATGGGACTTGGGAGGATCCCCAAGAGCATCTGGCGCAGATTATCGggcagatctgccaggcaggcttgacccttacGCCAGGAAAGTGCCTCCTGGGCAAAAGCGAGGGGACCCGGGCAGGCGGAGAAGCTTTGGAACCGGAGCCCAGGAGAGTGGATGCCAGCGCATCCTGGCTCACCCTCTGGGACAAGTAGcag